In the Doryrhamphus excisus isolate RoL2022-K1 chromosome 2, RoL_Dexc_1.0, whole genome shotgun sequence genome, AAATAAACAGAACAGTGTGGAGTCCGGCATCATTCCTTGCAGACGGTCATCACTTGTCCGATCCGTTCTCAATTGCCGCCTCCACACCAGAATTTCTGTCGACACAAAGACATAAGCTAGCATCCAGCACATGTATGACATGCGTTGTTAAGACACCATATCCTACTGCCAGCTTTACTAATTTCCCCATAGGGATCTTACACGGCTAAGGCAGAGCTGTTCACCCTCTGTGTCTTGTTGCAACACCTCAGTCGGTTGGTTGCGATGTCAACTGATGTAGGTGTTAAGTAGTTCCAACTCAAAAGCATGCAAAATATAACAAACTGCTCAAAGTATACaatgtgggaaaaaatacatcaacaaatgattaaaattgtcttgtgttgtgtgttgtgattAAATAAAAGGTAGCTTTGGGAGACTCATGGGTCAAAACTGATGGGTctttttcaggtcaaaacaagactgtggcaggAATGCTCCAAGTTGGTTTGGTTTGCACAGGTTTTACTCTTTCCCTGTCCATCCAAAGAACACGGGCCGGTCCTTCTCTTCTTGGAGGATCACTGAGTGGACTTCTCCAAGGCAGTTTTGGCGGTCGGTTGTCCGGTGTAGGGATTTTTGGCTTGTCTGGTCCATATAAGCGACGAAGACTCAACCGTGTCCTCCTTACCTCAGGCATGGATGATGTGAATACTTTGGGCCTTCTTGGTACGGGTGTGATGCGAGGTAACACGGTGGTTGCCTCCAGAAACGTGAGTCTGCTTggtatttctgttttttcaggTCTCTTCGGCACCAATGCCTGGCAAGGACCCACTCTGAGTTTCTTGGATTCTTGTGTTTTTGGAGGCGTCTGTAGTTCAGGTTTTCCTGGTTTTTGTCGTTGAGAAACCCAATTGTTCTTGGATTCAAttggtttcagtctgtttttggGAATGACTGTTTTTGGTCCAAATGACCCCACGCCGGGTTGATCAGGCATTAATAGTGCGACCCTGTTCATACACTTGACCTTCTCAGATCCGGGGATTTTATCCTGTTTGTTCAGCAGGGAATTTTTGCCGGCTTTATGTGTTTCTTTGCCATGTTTATGTAGCATAACATTTCTTTCATCGTCATTCTTTGTCGCAAGCTTTTGTGACACTTCTGCCAAAGTAGCTTCAGAATCGGATATCAGCTCTTTCATATCTGAAGGTGTTgtggatgaagatgaagaaggaAGATCAAGTGGAAGTTCTGGTAAACAGCACTGGTTTACGTCCGGCATTGTGTCAACCGGAACTGACGGTGAATAACACTGGCTTAGGTCCGGAACTGCAGCTGTTGGAGAATCGCACTGGCTTAGGTCTGGTATTGTCTCAACTAGAACAGGTGGCGATTCGAACTGGCTCAGGTCTGGTAGTGTCTCAACTGAAACTGGTGGTGAATTGCACCGGCTCAGGTCTGGTATTGTGTCGAATGGAACAGGTGGCAAGTCACACTGGCTTAGGTCTGGTGTTGTCTCCACTGGAACAGGTGGTGAACAGCACTGGATTTTGTTTGGCATGGTTGCAACTGGAACGGGTGGTGTGCAGCACTGGCTAGAACCTAGCATTGTGTCGCTGTCATCACTGAACCCTAAGCTGTCATCTTCACTTGAGATCCATTCCACCGACAACAAGTCTGTCTCCGTGCTGGCGTCGCAGCAGGAAAATATTTTCTTATTCCTTTTACTGCGTTTCCTTCGTTTGTGTACTAGCtcttgtggtaaaacatttgcTAATGCCAAATCCCTGTACAGCTTCTGTAAAAGGTCTTCTATCTCTTCCTCGGATATGTTTTGCAACGATGGGATAGAGTCCATAAATGGGGCTGaacgctttgtttttttgtctttactaTCTAGAAGGTTCTTCTCTGTAGAAAACCATTTACAAAACCACAAAAATGagcacatatttatttcaaacatattTCAAATTCATGGCAATCATGTATTTTAGGGGTGTCACGATACACTCAGCTCATGAGATGAGAGAATATTGGGTTCACCAGAACGAGACGAGacgatattttaacattacctACTCTTAAGAAAACATAATAGCAAATTATAAAACTGGACAAACAAGTCAATAACAATGCGGGTATATTTTGAGGTACCAAGACTTGCCCgagagacatttttatttgttttgggggtttggtacCCCCAAAAGGTGTGACTATATTGTAAAACGACTCTCTTCTTCGAATCTCCGGTTGACTTCCAGAGGACTTTTTCTTTTGATGAACTCTAATCGAACATAAGAGGGCGAAGTTTGGACTGATTGTTACACAAAATGAGTCTGGATATTCTGCCGCAAAACAATGCGGGTATATTTTGAGGCACCAAGACTTGCCCgagagacatttttatttgtttttgggggttttgtgcCCCCAAAAGGTGTGACTATATTATAAAACGACTCTCTTCTTCGAAACTCCGGTTGACTTCCAGAGGACTTTTACTTTTGATGAACTCTAATCGAACATAAGAAAGCGAAGTTTGGACCGATTGTTACACAAGATGAGTCTGGATATTCTGCCAAAAACAAATTTGTTGCACTCAGAAGGTACTTCCAAATAAGGACTATGTCATTGTTGCtggttttgaaaaaaatctaccATATCACGTTTTCATCAGAAGTCTTATGCAActattgtgttttgatctgacaaattttaaGTACATTTGATCAAGTGTTTAATTCCTACAGCTTCTAATTGgacataacaacataacaacaaTGGCCACATATCGTAAACAGTTAACGTCAAGGTCAGTTTGTGTTGCACGGTTTATAGTGTGCGCAAAACACTTATTGTGCGATTCCAATCCTACCTTGCGCACTGCCACTCCCGTATTACATAATTACGTATAATTTAGTAGCAATGCCTTAGCTTACAGTCTGATAGACTTCTGGCTGTCCAATGTCTGCGAGACAGCTTTTCtcttaaatatgaaatatattttaagcTTGAGATATCGTGACACCCCTAACGGATAGTGATTAACAGTTTAGTACAATATGTAACACATAATAACACATATTCATCCGTTTTGTATACTGCTTATGGTTTACtatattcattcgttcattcattttctgccccTTGggcacaggggtgctggagcctatcccagctgtcttagtacgagaggcggggtacaccctggactggtggccagccaatcccagggcacatatagacaaacaaccattcacactcacattcatacctatggacaatttggagtggctaattaacctagcatgtttttggaatgtgggaggaaaccggagtacccggagaaaaaacatgcacggggagaacatgcaaactccacacagagatggctgagagtggaatcgaacttaggtctcctagctgtgtggccttcacagtaaccactcatccaccgtgcagcccagactatgatatatttactataatgttaatgttattgtgttttttatagTAATTATTTGAAGTACTGTAGTTGAACTTGCACGTTGTTGAGTACTGGAGTACTTAATGTGTATCTTACCCCATTTCTCTTGGAACAGTATAAACATGCTTTTGGGATGCTCTTCTTCGTGACAGCCTATGAAGTCCATCAAGTCCGTTATGTACTGGTGTATAAAGTCACTCATGTCAGTCGGTTGGGAGAAGTATATCGCTCTGAATATACAGTCCACTAAACTTTTAAGTCCAAATGGATCAGCTATCGCAGGATCCATATTGGTTCTTTGTATTTTGTCTTGTCGAGTACAGAACTGTAGGGACTTGGGCTGTTTTATGTGACCTCCTAACTGTCACAAATCCAATCAGGAATTGGTTATCATTTTTATGTCACACTATGTATATGATTTGATCATACACTGGATGGACTTTAGGCGAGACAGCCAAAGATGGCGACACAATATTTGCTGCAGGTATTTTACAGCAGGCGTTGGACAATACTCTTCGTGCaagatgtatattttttttaataaaaatgtgaaaccATGCAGCCAAAACCGTTGACAGTAAAGCTTATTTTGCTAAATATCATAGAGGTCAGGTTTGATTATGACAATTACCCCCAACAAATTGACCTTATGTTAAAGcattgtgatgatgtcacagggGCTTTCATTTGATATCATATTTGGGGTTCCCCTCACGAAAAACTGGTCACTCCGTGTGTGACCCAAAATTCTAACTGCGCTTTTACGATTAGAATCAATCTGCTCGCGTGAGCTTCAGCCAAGGCctgcatcatcataataatatgcaATCATAGTAAGCTAGAGCATTACAATGTAAACACcaataagttagcagaacttgaaaaaaagcgaggcaatcagttgccacatttttttttagttcataaactcaaatatttgagtatatcagagcattaatatttggagttgatattagattttttttaattttgggctgaaaagagaaatagctttctttttcgCATTCTCTGTGCCATGCATTTtccattctttaatttttttattttcttttttatctttaatttttttatataagtaACTACAAATccttttaagtaggttacacaaatctgcaaaaagtttatattaagttaaataaactgaagagacagataatgcaactggcaatcaacatttataagtggaacttttaagaaaatttgaagttaactatacttataccaattaattattttgagcatttgGATTTATGGTGTCTTAAGTTATATAttaactatgtttttaagttaatcttactttatatagccatagttcaatttaatccaaacatattagttaaatatgttaaatgaacttgatataattaagttattagaacttttttaagaactttgagtatgcatttatttaacccttagatgcataagtgggtaaaaaaaaggttgttttcttgaaatatctttgtaatgaaaattttttatcatttcatattccaggtattcctcagaaaacatgtttttgatatcatgccattcacatttttaacttaccttttatacattttaagaatttttttttgttactaccccaaccttctataagtgggtcaaaaatgacccggtcaggtcgTTTTCTTGacatatctttgtaatgaaaatttttcatcatttcatattccaggtattcctcaaaaaacatgtttttgatatcataccattcacatttttaacttaccttttatacattttaagaaatttttgtttttgtgttactaccccaaccttccattgggtcaaaaatgacctgcatgcattttctatggaatccaataggaacctttgattcttatcaactcatcaactcctaaatagaatactaaatatcatacaagtgattattcctaacaaaaatggcaaaattggcataaaaacgcattgattctagtctgggttatttttgacccacttatggaataGTGTaaggtccagtcactcgtgcatctaacggttaagtactttgaacattcgggtttacagtgtcGAGAGCTGCATCTCTCAGTGTGTCAGAATTGTGTCCctagttaaaaatatttcaagcaGTTTTACTTTACTGGTTTCCCACATGAACAGATCAACTGAAATCAGACTCATCTTAGTGCATGATTGCAATTTTCTTAGTTGTTTTTCAGCGTGAACGATAAAGTTTTTAGTAGAGATGctcaatattggctttcttaccgaTATGTGATGTCATCCGGCTCATTATTACTGGTATCCATGGTGTAGGCCTTTCAGGTCAAGGTCATGAGCAGCTCTGTTTCTATAAGGAAACATTTGAAAGGATCAgaggatatttaaaaaaaaattaatcaaataccaaaatacagtagttgtcgattaattgattaattgttcaTGCACAAGTCATGCAGTCATGAACCAAAGTAAACCAACCAAAAAGGCCTTTTAACACAGTTAACACTTTTATTAAGTAGACAAGGAGCATCAATGCACCGATGGCTGCAGCGCTTTGGGGGCCAAGGTCCTGAAGACGGAACCTGACCCGGGATAAGCTGGCGAAAAGGTTATCTGACCCGCTATCTACCCCACGACACAGAATAACAATACAGTCGTGCAGACTGGAGTAGAGAAAAGGAGCACCGTTTACATGAAAGCATCACTCAGATCATTGGAGTCCATTGGGAGCAAAACAGTTCTTTTGCTACGGTTGGTGTTTTAAACAAAATGTGGATATTTTTGGCGTACAAGCTCAaagttcatttttaaaacactaGTGCAGTTTCCTTTGGGCTGGTAAATGCAACATAAaaagtatgaatgtatgaacCTGAACACCATAGGCAGTTGAAAAAGCTCCAAATCCACCAGTCACCATTTGGCATTTTCTTATTTTGGCTGCTTTCATTCACAATTTCCTTCTTTCATTTgaaacatttgttttaaaaatgctaCGATTGAATGTAAACTATTAAACTGCATTGATTATCTTTGaaaataaactacaaaaaaatgaaattgcaCTTTACACATCAATCATCTGGAGGCATCGTCATGCCacataattaaaataacatgaaGTATACATTTTAAACCCTTAGATCAATTCATGACTGGAGTATTGGCAAATTAAACATGTGTTTTttaagtaatattaatatagcAGTCAATGAGTGGgaattatatttaacatttttaacatttattctGGTCATCAGCCAGAATCGTCACAGTTTATTGCAAAACCTTCCATTGTCTGAAAAGCTACAATTAACTTCAATcacatgcattattaaaaaaaatcctggagCTTGATTTAATTTACGGTATAcacagtggggtggggggtgggggggtggggagtAGTAATCTGATTTCATAATAACAGAACAGATCTTTTTATGCACAGATCAGTCATTggtgagaaagaaaaaaaatggaagctaTACAATACAAACAATCACACCTGGTGAAGAACTGAACAAAGAATGTCCAACTTCTGCTTGCAAACCAGGGTTTTCCCACCAAGTACTAAATCACACTTTGCCCAGGCCTCAAATACTTACGGCTTCAAATACttgtacaattattaaaaaaaaaaaaaaacagaaaaaaactattatggaaagcagg is a window encoding:
- the LOC131111205 gene encoding titin-like; its protein translation is MDPAIADPFGLKSLVDCIFRAIYFSQPTDMSDFIHQYITDLMDFIGCHEEEHPKSMFILFQEKWEKNLLDSKDKKTKRSAPFMDSIPSLQNISEEEIEDLLQKLYRDLALANVLPQELVHKRRKRSKRNKKIFSCCDASTETDLLSVEWISSEDDSLGFSDDSDTMLGSSQCCTPPVPVATMPNKIQCCSPPVPVETTPDLSQCDLPPVPFDTIPDLSRCNSPPVSVETLPDLSQFESPPVLVETIPDLSQCDSPTAAVPDLSQCYSPSVPVDTMPDVNQCCLPELPLDLPSSSSSTTPSDMKELISDSEATLAEVSQKLATKNDDERNVMLHKHGKETHKAGKNSLLNKQDKIPGSEKVKCMNRVALLMPDQPGVGSFGPKTVIPKNRLKPIESKNNWVSQRQKPGKPELQTPPKTQESKKLRVGPCQALVPKRPEKTEIPSRLTFLEATTVLPRITPVPRRPKVFTSSMPEVRRTRLSLRRLYGPDKPKIPTPDNRPPKLPWRSPLSDPPRREGPARVLWMDRERVKPVQTKPTWSIPATVLF